GAACCCGCTTCTGCAGATCATTAGCATCCTGAAAATGACCCCCGTCCAAACGTTCAGCAATAATGGTTTTTGCTTTAGCTGGGCCAATACCCTTAATACTCTCTAACTCCGTTTGAGTGGCAGTATTAACATTAATGGGTGAAGCGTAAGCTGCTCCAGAGCTTGAAGCCAATACAGTCAATGCTAGCGCTACAGCCCTAACGAAACTTTGAACTGTACCTAAAGTTAAATTTTTTATCATCTTCTCTCCTGTGGTAAATAAAAAATCCACGGACACAAAGTGCGCGTGGATCGTTTACAACGAGGAGAAACTACTTTTGTTGACTGACTTACAAGGGGTTAGCTAGAAAACCAGCATTGGCCTCCAACCACTCAATATATTTTCCTACACCCTGCTCTACATTGAGGAAGGGCTCTGTATAGCCAGCCGCTCTAAGTTTGGTGAGATCGGCTTGAGTAAAGCATTGATATTTGCCTTTGAGCGCATCCGGAAACGGAATGTACTCAATCGCTTTTTCTTTAACCAATTCTTGAAGAGTTGCAGGCGCTGCATTATCTAGCTTACGCATAGAGTTAGCGACGGCATGCGCTACATCATTAAAAGGTTGCGCACGACCGCTGCCCAAATTGAAGATGCCACTAATTTCTGGATGATCCAAGAAGAAGAGGTTTACTTTAACTACATCCTCAACAGATACAAAGTCGCGACTTTGCTCACCAGGCGCATAACCACCGTACTCACCAAACAGTTTCACGTGGCCATTAGCCTTGTATTGATGATATTGATGAAAGGCAACTGAAGCCATGCGGCCTTTATGTGACTCACGAGGGCCATAGACATTGAAGTAACGGAAGCCAACTACTTGTGCTGTATTGGCTTTTTCAGCAAAGCGCTTACGCATCACTTGATCAAATAAGAACTTAGAGTAGCCATAAATATTAAGGGGCTTCTCGTGCTCACGGCTCTCTACAAATACGTCTGAACCGCCATAGGTTGCTGCAGAAGAGGCATAAAGCAATTGAACTTTTTGCTCAGTACAAATATCCAACAGGTCCATGGTGTAGCGATAGTTGTTCGCCATCATGAAAATACCATCTGTTTCCATGGTGTCGGAGCAAGCTCCTTCATGAAACACGGCCTTAACTTTGCCAAAGCGACCACTTCTAAATGCTTCTAAAAACTCATCTTTATCGAGGTAATCAATGATGTCCAAATCAGCGAGATTGCGATACTTATCTGCAGGACGAAGATCATCCACTGCAATGATATTTTTTTCACCACGCGCATTGAGCGCTTGAACAATATTAGCGCCAATAAATCCAGCTGCGCCGGTTACGATAATAGTCACTGTAATTCCTCTGAAGTAACGGTTGCAGTTCCCAACTTACCAACAACGATGCCACCTGCACGGTTTGCAAGCGCCATGGCTTTTTCTAAAGGCCACTTCGCAGCTAAGGCTACAGCCAATGTTGCAATTACAGTATCACCAGCACCAGAGACATCAAACACCTCACGCGCCTGCGCTTTAACGTGACTCACACCGGATTCGGTATATAGGCTCATTCCGTCCTCAGAACGGGTAAGGAGCAAGGCTTGTAAGTCAAGAGACTTTCTGAGGTCCTGGGCTTTCTTGGTCAAATCTTCTTCGCTAGTCCACTGGCCAACTACTTGGCGTAACTCACTGCGGTTAGGCGTTAAAACGGTAGCGCCACGATACTTCTCATAATCTTCACCCTTAGGGTCAACCAAGATCATTTTGTTTTGTGCTTTAGCTTGCTCAATCATATGAGCTACTTGGCCCAATGCACCTTTGCCGTAATCGGAAAGTATTACTACATCAGCAGCACCAACGAGTTTTTCAAAACGCTCTAATTTATGAGCAAGCGCTTTTGCACTAGGGGTTTCTTCAAAGTCTAAGCGAATTAATTGTTGCTGGCGAGCAATCACACGAAGTTTCACAATAGTGGGAACGTCCGCATCAATTTCTAATTGACTATCGACACCACCAGCTTTTAACAACTCAACTACACGTTTACCAGGCTCATCGTTACCAACAATACCCAAAATAGTTGCTTTAGCGTCGAGTGCAGCCACGTTACGCGCTACGTTAGCGGCGCCACCAAGACGCTCATCAATCTTACCTACCTGCACCACTGGAACTGGCGCCTCAGGAGAAATACGATTAGTATCGCCAAACCAATAGCGATCGAGCATGACATCACCCACCACTAATAGGCGGGCTTTAGAGAACTGCTCTCGGTTTGCTTTTTCCATTTGCATCTACTTTAATTATGTCTACCAATACCATGGTACTCAATACCTAATTCTTGCATAGAAGCTGGCTCATAGAGGTTACGGCCATCAAAGATGATGGCACGCTTGAGTTTTTGCATGGCTTGGTCAAAATCTGGTGTATGGAATGCCTTCCATTCCGTCACAATAACCAAGGCATCAGCATCAGTTAGTGCTGACATCGGATCAGCGGTCATTGATACTTGCGCAAGACCTGTTGGATTACCTCTAAAGTCGAGCTCCAGGGCATGACTAGCTTCAGACATGGCGACCGGATCATACGCAACCACTTGGGCGCCACGCTTAACTAATTCCTGAATAATCACACGGCTAGGCGCTTCGCGCATATCGTCGGTATTAGGTTTAAAAGCCAAGCCCCAGAGTGCAAACTTCATGCCTATAAGGTCACTACCAAAGCGCTTTTCGATCTTATCGACCAAGATGTACTTTTGTAATTCATTGACAGCTTCAACAGCATCAAGGATCTTGAGATCTCTACCATGCTCTTTAGCGGTTTTGGATAAAGCTGACACATCTTTAGGAAAGCATGATCCGCCATAACCAGTACCGGGATACAAAAAGCCAAAACCAATACGTGAGTCAGAACCAATACCTTGGCGCACATGTTCAATATCAGCACCAACTAAGTCAGCCAAGTTGGCTAACTCATTCATAAAGGAGATGCGGGTCGCCAACATCGCATTAGCTGCATATTTAGTCAGCTCAGCACTCTTCACATCCATATAGTAGGTGCGTTCGTGGTTACGATTGAATGGGGCATAGAGTTTGCGCATTTGCTCTTTAGCGCGCATTCCTGCTGGAGTATTTTCAGTACCAATCACGATGCGGTCAGGACGCATAAAGTCTTCGACAGCTGCACCTTCTTTTAAGAACTCAGGATTGGAGACCACGGCACATAAGTCTGAAGGTAAACCTCTTTTTTCTAGCTCTTCGGTAATTGCGGCTTGAACCTTATCCGCAGTACCCACTGGCACAGTCGATTTATCAACAATCACTTTAGGAGTGGTCATATGACGACCGATGTTGCACGCTGCCGCGACGACGTATTGCAAATCAGCTGAGCCATCTTCATCCGGAGGTGTACCAACCGCGATGAACTGAATATCACCATGGGCAACGGATGCAGCAATATCAGTGGAGAACTGCAAACGGCCAGCACTTCTGTTGCGCTCAATCATCTCTTTAAGACCGGGCTCATAAATAGGCACGCCGCCAGAGTTGAGAATCTCAATCTTTTTTGGATCTACGTCAACACAAAAAACGTTATTGCCCTGCTCGGCCAAGCATGCGCCTGTAACAAGACCTACGTAACCGCTACCGATGATGGTGACTTTCAATTTCTCTCCAAATCTTTACATGGAAGGGCCGCTAGGTGCAGCACCCTCGCTACGTCTCGGGGAGTATGCCTCCCAATGATTACAGCCAGGGCATTGCCAATAAAATCTTCTCGCTCTAAAGCCGCAATTGCCGCATGTGTAACGGGCTAGGCTGGTGGTACGTTGGCGCAGAAGCTTCAGAATGGACTGCAACTCCAGCAGTCTTTCTGGGTTAGCGCTACCCTCCTCCAATGCAAGGCGAGTTTCAGCCATCTTAGACAGCGCAATCAAAGTCGGCGAATGCTGCATGACATCAGACAACATCGCATTTGCTGCCTGTGGGCCCCGAATTTTCATCAAGTGCTTATGCACAATATCGAGCAACTCACCAGTGGCTTGAGTTTTTAGCAACTCACAGAGGCGATCCAAACCTTCGTCCTCTTTATTAATTGCTGCATGAGCCAGCATCCAACGATCGGCTAATAAATGCATATAAGCGGGATGAGAACTAGCAATTAAACTCCAAGCCTCAATCGCTTGAGCAGGACGATCCATTGCCATCAAATAATCGCCTTGCAAGATCAAAGCACGCGCATGATTCGGCACAGCCTGCAGAGCACGCTGGATGGATTGCTCCGCCTCAACCAAGTCTTTGCGACGTAAGGCCTCTTGACCAAGCTCACAGTGAAATTGAGCGATTTCAGTATGATGCGATTTATCTTGCAGCCCTTCTAGTTCACTTGCAGCAATGATGGCTTTTTTCCAATCATGCTCAATTTGATACATCTCCAACAAGCTCTCTTTTGCAGGCTCAGCATATTTGCCATCACCGACACGATTTAGCGAGGCTTCGGCGCGGTCAAGCAAACCTGCCCGTAAAAAGTCACGGCCTAACTCATAGGCAGCGTGATCACGATCACGAGGCTTTAAATCATCACGATTAGCCAGGTGTTGATGAATGCGAATAGCGCGCTCTGTTTCACCGCGACGGCGAAATAAATTGCCTAATGAGAAATGTAACTCAATGGTCTCTGGATCTAACTGGGCAATTTTGACTAAGGTTTCAATCGCTTGATCAGGTTGCTCATTGAGCAAAAGGCTCAAACCTTTAAAAGTAGAGCGCTGCTGACGCATGCGCTCACGTTCATCCATGCGGTTTTCAAGACGCAAATCCCAGCGCGCCGCTAACCAACCGATACCAAACATTACTGGTAGCAGCAGCAACCAAGGAGTAGCCATCTGAATCATCGCGTGCAGAATTTAAATAAAAAAATGGCCCGAATGGACCACTGAGGTTGAGCCTGAATCTTAGGCACCAGAACCCTCTTTGGGGCCCGCCTGCTTCAAAGGCTTGTAATCTACTCGCTCACGCAACTCTTTGCCAGGCTTAAAGTGCGGAACGCGTTTTTCTGGAATCAATACTTTCTCGCCAGACTTTGGATTGCGACCAGTACGAGCAGGACGATGGTGAAGCACAAAACTCCCCACACCGCGCAATTCGATTCGCTTACCCTCAGCCAAAGCATGAGTCATAGTGTCTAGCAAAGTTTTTACCGCCAACTCCACGTCCCTAGGCAAAAGCTGCGGAAACTGTTCCGCGAGGCTCTCCACTAGTTCGGAGCGGGTGATTGCTTGTTGCTCTTGATCTGTCATGATCTATCAATAAAAAATCGCCGCCCTCCTAGTGGAAAGCGGCGATATTGATTTAGCCTTGATTATCCAATTTTGCTTTTAACAAAGCACCCAAATTGGTTGTGCCAGACTGCGCATCACCTTGGAGCTTGCTCATTGCATCTTGTTGATCAGAGCTGTCTTTTGCTTTGATTGAAAGATTGATAACACGTGACTTGCGATCAATATTAATGATCATTGCAGTAACGCTGTCGCCTTCTTTCAATACATTACGTGCATCTTCAACGCGATCTGTTGAGATCTCAGAGGCACGTAAGTAAGCTTCAACTTCATCAGCCAGGTGAATGGTTGCACCCTTAGCATCAACCGCTTTCACAGTACCAGTAACGAGGCTACCCTTGTCGCTGACAGATGTGTAGTTGTTGAATGGGTCACCAGACAATTGCTTAATACCGAGAGAGATACGCTCTTTCTCAACATCAATTGCCAATACAGTGGCTTCAACTTCATCACCTTTTTTGTATTTCTTAACAGCTTCTTCACCTGGCTCATTCCATGAAATGTCTGAGAGGTGAACTAAACCGTCGATACCGCCAGGCAAGCCAATAAACACACCGAAGTCAGTAATAGACTTGATTGCGCCAGTTAACTTATCGCCTTTTTGTTGGGCACGTGAAAACTCTTCCCATGGATTCGCTTTGCACTGCTTAATGCCCAAGCTAATACGACGCTTGTCTTCATCAATATCCAGAACCATTACTTCAACTTCAGTTCCTAATGCAGTAGCTTTGCTTGGAGCAACGTTCTTGTTAGTCCAGTCCATTTCAGAAACGTGTACCAAACCTTCGATACCAGATTCGATTTCAACGAATGCGCCGTAATCAGTCAAATTGGTTACTTTGCCGAATAAACGGGTGTTTGGTGGGTAACGACGAGCGATACCAACCCATGGATCATCACCAAGTTGTTTCACGCCGAGTGAAACACGGTTCTTCTCTTGATCGAACTTCAAAATCTTCGCGGTAACTTCTTGACCAACAGTCAACATCTCGCTTGGGTGACGCACACGACGCCATGCCAAGTCAGTGATGTGCAAGAGGCCATCGATACCACCGAGATCAACGAATGCGCCGTAATCAGTGATGTTCTTAACGAGGCCAGTAACTACTGCGCCTTCTTTAAGGTTAGACATCAACTTAGCACGCTCTTCACCTTGGCTAGCTTCAACCACTGCGCGACGTGACAACACTACGTTGTTACGTTTACGGTCAAGCTTGATAACCTTGAACTCCATCGTCTTACCTTCGTAAGGGCTGGTGTCTTTGATTGGACGTGTATCAACGAGTGATCCAGGCAAGAATGCGCGGATACCGTTAACCATTACAGTCAAGCCGCCTTTAACCTTACCAGTAACAGTACCGGTAACGATCTCAGCTTGCTCAAGCGCTTTTTCCAAGTTCATCCATGATGCCAAGCGTTTCGCTTTATCACGGGAAAGGATGGTGTCGCCATAGCCGTTCTCAAGAGCGTCAATAGCAACAGAAACGAAATCGCCAGGAGCTACTTCAATCTCGCCAGCGTCGTTATGGAATTCTTCAACAGGAATAAACGCTTCAGACTTTAAGCCAGCGTTAACAACGACGAAGTTATGGTCGATGCGAAGAACTTCAGCCGAGATAACTTGGCCGGTCTTCATATTCGATCGGGTTAATGATTCTTCAAATAGTTCTGCAAATGATTCAGACATGTGTATTCACTTTGTGCCGTCAGAAGGCCTGACGGGTTAGATTAAAAAAGTCTTCAAGAAACACGCTAATGAAAAGTCGCGTTGTGGAGTTTCTTAAGACACCAAAAACTACTACCTACAGCTAACTACTTACAAACTAGGCGATTGTTGATTGATACCAATCTAAAACCGCCTTAACTGCTTGATCTATCGACAAATCTGATGTTTCAAGCACTTTTGCACCATCTGCAACTAACAAGGGTGCGGTACCTCGACTACTGTCTCTGGCATCACGCTCCTGCAAATCTTGCAGCAAGTCTTCAAGTTTAGCAGAAATTCCCTTAGCTATCAATTGCTTATAGCGACGCTCGGCTCTGGCGGCAGCTGTTGCAGTCAAGAAAACCTTTAAAACAGCATCCGGGAATATGACACTGGCCATATCCCTACCATCGGCTACCAGCCCCGGAGATTGGCGAAAACTGCGCTGCAGACCCACTAAAGCAGATCTCACCTCAGGGTGGATGGCTAAAGCAGAGGCTCTTAATCCCATGCTTTCTGTACGAATAGCATCCGTTACATCCTCGCCATTCAGAAAAATCTGCCTATTTTTGAATGAAATCAATAACTTAGGAACCAAAAGGCCTAATTCTGGGCCATTTTTAACGTCAATTCCCTGTTTTTCGCTTGCTAAAGCAACCAAACGATAGAGGGCGCCGCTATCCAAGTAATGGAATCCCAACTTTTCAGCAATAAGAGAAGCAACTGTCCCCTTGCCTGAAGCGGTGGGTCCGTCAATTGCAATGACTGGTGGAAGGTTCATCAGTAGCGCCGGACTTAACTGACTACTTTCGCAAATTCCGCGAAATAGGTGGGGAAGGTTTTTGCTACGCAATTCGGATCATTGATCTTGAGTGTATTTGGACCAAACGCAGCGAGCGAGAAGCACATCGCCATGCGATGGTCATCATACGTATCGATCCCCTCGCTTGGAGACTTCCAATCACTTTGAGAGGTGGGGGCTTGTACAACGATGTAATCAGCGCCCTCTTCTACGATCGCACCAACCTTTTTTAACTCTTTAGCCATTGCAGCAATGCGATCGGTTTCTTTCACTCGCCAGCTAGCAATGCTATTCAAGCGCGTTGGGCCTTCTGCGAATAATGCAGCAATAGCCAGTGTCATCGCCGCATCTGGAATTTCAGTGCAATCCATTGTGATCCCATTGAGTTTGCCGTTGGCATTTGTCACACCAGACACTTCAATCCAATCTTCACCAGCATTAATCTTTGCGCCCATTAGTGCAAGCGCATCGGCAAATGCCACATCGCCTTGAATACTATCTTTGCCAACACCTAACACCTTAAGTGGGCCACCACCTATGGCGCCTAGAGCCAAAAAGTAGGAAGCAGAAGAAGCGTCACCCTCTACCGACAGCTGACCAGGACTCTTGTAAACGGCATCAGAATGTTTTGCAGGAATAATGAATGACTGTTTATCAGGGCAAGCAACCGTTACGCCAAAGCGCGCCATCAACTTCAATGTGATATCGATGTACGGACGTGAGATAAGCTCACCAATCACTTCAATACGCACCGGCTCTATCGCAACCAAAGGCAAAGCCATGAGCAATGCAGTTAGAAATTGACTAGATACATCGCCACGCACTTTAACGACATCTTTAATCTGAATCGCTGCTGCTGATATTTTGATCGGTGGATAACCTTCTGCTAATTCATAGTCGATTTTTGCGCCCACTTGACGCAAACCATCCACCAAATCACGTATTGGTCTCTCATGCATACGCGCAACACCAGATAAGCGGTAATTGCCACCCTGCATTGCAAGCGCGGCAGTTAAGGGACGAATCGCAGTACCTGCATTACCCATAAACAAATCGGCTTCACGCACGGGGAATTGACCGCCACAACCCTCTACTACACAGGTATTGTTTCCCTGATCAGTGACTGATAAACCCAATTTGCGCAAAGCATTGCGCATGACCTGAGTGTCATCCGCATCCAATAGGTTCTTGAGGGTAGTTGTGCCAGAAGAAAGGGCTGCAAGTAGCAATGCCCGATTCGAAATACTCTTAGACCCCGGCAAAACAATCGAGCCCTGGGCTCGCTTGAATGGACCAATACTAATATCTGGCAATCCACTCATCAAAGCACATCCAAGTCTTGACGTGCTTTACTCGCCTTATTGAATAATTTTTCCAATCCAGGACCATCGTTCTCAGCAATCAGTTTACGCATGTGACTCACAATCAACAGATACTGATCCAACTCTTTCAGAATTGCGGTGCGATTACCTAAGCAAATGTCGCGCCACATCTCTGGGCTGGATGCAGCAATGCGCGTAAAATCTTTAAAGCCGGCACCAACATGGCTCAACTTTTGCTCGGCATCTTCTGAGTTCACCACGCTAGCCATTAAGGCATATGACAAGAGGTGCGGAAGATGGGATACGGCCGCATAAATCGCATCGTGCTGAACAACGCCAATCTTTTTCACTTCAGAGCCAACACTCTCCCAGAAGCCAGCAATCAAAGCCGTGTCCTCAGGTGAGTTCTCTTGTAATGGGCAAATGATGGTTTGCTTTCCCTGAAATAAATCCGCTTTAGCAGCACTTGCTCCATGCTGAGCCCCACCAGCAATCGGATGCGCTGGTACAAATTGACAAGCCTTCTTGCCCAACACCTCTTTGGCAGCCAGGATGACATCACCCTTAGTGCTTCCAGCATCACTAATCATAGTGCGAGGCTCAAGATGAGGCTCCATCACCTCAAAGGCAGCTCGCATTTGAGCTACTGGCACGCAAAGGACAATCACATCAGATTGTTTTGCCGCTTCAACCAAATCAACCACACCATCAATCGCACCCATCTTTTGCGCTTGATCTAAATTTTCTTTGCTACGACCAACACCCAATACCTTAGTAACCACACCGGCTTTTTTGAGTGCCAAACCTAAAGACGCACCAATCAAACCAACACCAACGATGGTGACAGTGCCGTAATTGCTTGCTGGATTAATGATGGTCATTTAAGAATATCTTTTAAGGCAACAATAAAAGCCGCATTTTCTTCCGGCAAGCCAATAGAAATGCGTAACCATTGCGGCAAGCCATAGTTACCGACTGGGCGAACAATAATGCCGCGCTTGAGTAACTCCAAATTGATGCGAGCACCCGCCTGGTCATCATCACCTACTCTTACTAAGACAAAGTTGCCCGCTGACGGCAAATATTGCAAGCCCAATTCATCAAACGCCTTGGTAAGCTGCCCGTAGCCTGCGCGGTTTAACTCAAATCCTTGCTGCAAGAATGCTTTGTCTTGAAAAGCTGCGATCGCCGCCGCCTGCGCAAGACTATTTACATTAAATGGCTGACGAATACGATTTAAAAGATCAGTTAAGTGCGGCTGAGCTACACCGTAACCAATACGCAAGCCAGCAAGACCATACGCTTTAGAGAAACTGCGCGACAAAATCATATTTGGGAAACGCTTCACCCAAGCAATCGCATCGTAGCGCTGCTCTGGGGTGAGGTATTCGTTATAAGCCTCATCAAGAACCACCACCACATGTGATGGCACTGCAAGCAAAAAGTCTTCAATCTCTTTAGCTGTAAGGTAACTACCTGTAGGATTATTTGGGTTAGCTACAAAGACTAACTTGGCTTTATCTCCGGATGCTTTAATCGCCGCCAACATGGCTGGTAGATCGTGCCCATAAATATCCGTAGCAGCCACTTCAATTGCCCTGGCGCCAACGGCCTGGGTAGCCAGAGGATAAACAGCAAAAGCATGCTTTGAGAAGATCACTTCATCGCCCGCTTGCGCCACTGCACGCGCAGCCAACTCCAAAATATCGTTACTGCCGTTGCCCAAGGTGATCCAATCTGTTGGTACACCCAATCGATCAGCTAAAACATTCTTTAGCTCAAAACCATTGGAATCTGGGTAGCGACCTAAGTCACCTGCAGCCTTGAGCATGGCATCTTGTGCGGACTTTGGCATACCCAATGGATTTTCATTGGAAGCCAGCTTCACAATTTTATTTTCATCAAGGCCATACTCACGCGCAACTTCGCTGATAGGGCGACCACCAACATAAGGGGCGATCGCATGAATATGTTTTAAGCCAATCTTAGAAGTC
This region of Polynucleobacter sp. JS-JIR-II-50 genomic DNA includes:
- a CDS encoding helix-hairpin-helix domain-containing protein: MIKNLTLGTVQSFVRAVALALTVLASSSGAAYASPINVNTATQTELESIKGIGPAKAKTIIAERLDGGHFQDANDLQKRVRGIGMKSVEKMVDNGLTIEAPSSFREPNGRTKKEGGASSRRNSRNQASPRNQQERSGSGRRN
- the rfaD gene encoding ADP-glyceromanno-heptose 6-epimerase, encoding MTIIVTGAAGFIGANIVQALNARGEKNIIAVDDLRPADKYRNLADLDIIDYLDKDEFLEAFRSGRFGKVKAVFHEGACSDTMETDGIFMMANNYRYTMDLLDICTEQKVQLLYASSAATYGGSDVFVESREHEKPLNIYGYSKFLFDQVMRKRFAEKANTAQVVGFRYFNVYGPRESHKGRMASVAFHQYHQYKANGHVKLFGEYGGYAPGEQSRDFVSVEDVVKVNLFFLDHPEISGIFNLGSGRAQPFNDVAHAVANSMRKLDNAAPATLQELVKEKAIEYIPFPDALKGKYQCFTQADLTKLRAAGYTEPFLNVEQGVGKYIEWLEANAGFLANPL
- the rfaE1 gene encoding D-glycero-beta-D-manno-heptose-7-phosphate kinase, with product MEKANREQFSKARLLVVGDVMLDRYWFGDTNRISPEAPVPVVQVGKIDERLGGAANVARNVAALDAKATILGIVGNDEPGKRVVELLKAGGVDSQLEIDADVPTIVKLRVIARQQQLIRLDFEETPSAKALAHKLERFEKLVGAADVVILSDYGKGALGQVAHMIEQAKAQNKMILVDPKGEDYEKYRGATVLTPNRSELRQVVGQWTSEEDLTKKAQDLRKSLDLQALLLTRSEDGMSLYTESGVSHVKAQAREVFDVSGAGDTVIATLAVALAAKWPLEKAMALANRAGGIVVGKLGTATVTSEELQ
- a CDS encoding UDP-glucose/GDP-mannose dehydrogenase family protein; protein product: MKVTIIGSGYVGLVTGACLAEQGNNVFCVDVDPKKIEILNSGGVPIYEPGLKEMIERNRSAGRLQFSTDIAASVAHGDIQFIAVGTPPDEDGSADLQYVVAAACNIGRHMTTPKVIVDKSTVPVGTADKVQAAITEELEKRGLPSDLCAVVSNPEFLKEGAAVEDFMRPDRIVIGTENTPAGMRAKEQMRKLYAPFNRNHERTYYMDVKSAELTKYAANAMLATRISFMNELANLADLVGADIEHVRQGIGSDSRIGFGFLYPGTGYGGSCFPKDVSALSKTAKEHGRDLKILDAVEAVNELQKYILVDKIEKRFGSDLIGMKFALWGLAFKPNTDDMREAPSRVIIQELVKRGAQVVAYDPVAMSEASHALELDFRGNPTGLAQVSMTADPMSALTDADALVIVTEWKAFHTPDFDQAMQKLKRAIIFDGRNLYEPASMQELGIEYHGIGRHN
- the lapB gene encoding lipopolysaccharide assembly protein LapB, yielding MIQMATPWLLLLPVMFGIGWLAARWDLRLENRMDERERMRQQRSTFKGLSLLLNEQPDQAIETLVKIAQLDPETIELHFSLGNLFRRRGETERAIRIHQHLANRDDLKPRDRDHAAYELGRDFLRAGLLDRAEASLNRVGDGKYAEPAKESLLEMYQIEHDWKKAIIAASELEGLQDKSHHTEIAQFHCELGQEALRRKDLVEAEQSIQRALQAVPNHARALILQGDYLMAMDRPAQAIEAWSLIASSHPAYMHLLADRWMLAHAAINKEDEGLDRLCELLKTQATGELLDIVHKHLMKIRGPQAANAMLSDVMQHSPTLIALSKMAETRLALEEGSANPERLLELQSILKLLRQRTTSLARYTCGNCGFRARRFYWQCPGCNHWEAYSPRRSEGAAPSGPSM
- the rpsA gene encoding 30S ribosomal protein S1, whose protein sequence is MSESFAELFEESLTRSNMKTGQVISAEVLRIDHNFVVVNAGLKSEAFIPVEEFHNDAGEIEVAPGDFVSVAIDALENGYGDTILSRDKAKRLASWMNLEKALEQAEIVTGTVTGKVKGGLTVMVNGIRAFLPGSLVDTRPIKDTSPYEGKTMEFKVIKLDRKRNNVVLSRRAVVEASQGEERAKLMSNLKEGAVVTGLVKNITDYGAFVDLGGIDGLLHITDLAWRRVRHPSEMLTVGQEVTAKILKFDQEKNRVSLGVKQLGDDPWVGIARRYPPNTRLFGKVTNLTDYGAFVEIESGIEGLVHVSEMDWTNKNVAPSKATALGTEVEVMVLDIDEDKRRISLGIKQCKANPWEEFSRAQQKGDKLTGAIKSITDFGVFIGLPGGIDGLVHLSDISWNEPGEEAVKKYKKGDEVEATVLAIDVEKERISLGIKQLSGDPFNNYTSVSDKGSLVTGTVKAVDAKGATIHLADEVEAYLRASEISTDRVEDARNVLKEGDSVTAMIINIDRKSRVINLSIKAKDSSDQQDAMSKLQGDAQSGTTNLGALLKAKLDNQG
- the cmk gene encoding (d)CMP kinase yields the protein MNLPPVIAIDGPTASGKGTVASLIAEKLGFHYLDSGALYRLVALASEKQGIDVKNGPELGLLVPKLLISFKNRQIFLNGEDVTDAIRTESMGLRASALAIHPEVRSALVGLQRSFRQSPGLVADGRDMASVIFPDAVLKVFLTATAAARAERRYKQLIAKGISAKLEDLLQDLQERDARDSSRGTAPLLVADGAKVLETSDLSIDQAVKAVLDWYQSTIA
- the aroA gene encoding 3-phosphoshikimate 1-carboxyvinyltransferase, giving the protein MPDISIGPFKRAQGSIVLPGSKSISNRALLLAALSSGTTTLKNLLDADDTQVMRNALRKLGLSVTDQGNNTCVVEGCGGQFPVREADLFMGNAGTAIRPLTAALAMQGGNYRLSGVARMHERPIRDLVDGLRQVGAKIDYELAEGYPPIKISAAAIQIKDVVKVRGDVSSQFLTALLMALPLVAIEPVRIEVIGELISRPYIDITLKLMARFGVTVACPDKQSFIIPAKHSDAVYKSPGQLSVEGDASSASYFLALGAIGGGPLKVLGVGKDSIQGDVAFADALALMGAKINAGEDWIEVSGVTNANGKLNGITMDCTEIPDAAMTLAIAALFAEGPTRLNSIASWRVKETDRIAAMAKELKKVGAIVEEGADYIVVQAPTSQSDWKSPSEGIDTYDDHRMAMCFSLAAFGPNTLKINDPNCVAKTFPTYFAEFAKVVS
- a CDS encoding prephenate dehydrogenase/arogenate dehydrogenase family protein; this encodes MTIINPASNYGTVTIVGVGLIGASLGLALKKAGVVTKVLGVGRSKENLDQAQKMGAIDGVVDLVEAAKQSDVIVLCVPVAQMRAAFEVMEPHLEPRTMISDAGSTKGDVILAAKEVLGKKACQFVPAHPIAGGAQHGASAAKADLFQGKQTIICPLQENSPEDTALIAGFWESVGSEVKKIGVVQHDAIYAAVSHLPHLLSYALMASVVNSEDAEQKLSHVGAGFKDFTRIAASSPEMWRDICLGNRTAILKELDQYLLIVSHMRKLIAENDGPGLEKLFNKASKARQDLDVL
- the hisC gene encoding histidinol-phosphate transaminase, translated to MTSKIGLKHIHAIAPYVGGRPISEVAREYGLDENKIVKLASNENPLGMPKSAQDAMLKAAGDLGRYPDSNGFELKNVLADRLGVPTDWITLGNGSNDILELAARAVAQAGDEVIFSKHAFAVYPLATQAVGARAIEVAATDIYGHDLPAMLAAIKASGDKAKLVFVANPNNPTGSYLTAKEIEDFLLAVPSHVVVVLDEAYNEYLTPEQRYDAIAWVKRFPNMILSRSFSKAYGLAGLRIGYGVAQPHLTDLLNRIRQPFNVNSLAQAAAIAAFQDKAFLQQGFELNRAGYGQLTKAFDELGLQYLPSAGNFVLVRVGDDDQAGARINLELLKRGIIVRPVGNYGLPQWLRISIGLPEENAAFIVALKDILK